A window of the candidate division KSB1 bacterium genome harbors these coding sequences:
- a CDS encoding FAD:protein FMN transferase — protein sequence MTQSTQYIGLANTTDAAIDLHRFSHKAMATIYEIFIVQEDASYAQQAAYEAFFELDKLEQELSRFIENSDISRINNLPENQSVRIGLAAFECLECSAQIYKETDGAFDITMGPLLKCWLDKDKTVRIPSEKELEFARQHTGLNLLQLDENEHTVTVHASPLHVDLGGIGKGYAVDKLVELLRDWEIDSALIHGGASSVFALGAPPGTKGWPLTLSRPLNPKQTLMRLNLRDQALSGSGLQKGQHIIDPRSARPVQGNRAAWAWAANAATSDALSTAFMIMSPDEVEKYCSRNQDVLAMILTEEDGGEEAGIQHFGSWDKFSVTI from the coding sequence ATGACTCAATCAACGCAATATATTGGCCTGGCTAACACTACTGATGCGGCCATCGATTTACATCGCTTTTCTCATAAAGCCATGGCCACCATTTATGAGATCTTTATCGTGCAAGAAGATGCTAGCTATGCGCAACAGGCGGCTTACGAAGCTTTTTTTGAGTTGGACAAACTTGAACAAGAGCTCAGCCGGTTCATCGAAAATAGTGACATCTCTCGAATTAACAATCTTCCGGAAAATCAGTCTGTGCGGATTGGGTTAGCAGCTTTCGAATGTTTAGAGTGCAGCGCCCAAATTTACAAAGAAACAGATGGCGCCTTTGATATAACTATGGGGCCGCTTCTAAAGTGTTGGCTTGACAAGGATAAAACCGTGCGCATCCCGTCTGAAAAAGAACTGGAATTTGCTCGTCAACACACCGGTCTCAACCTTTTACAGCTTGATGAAAACGAGCATACTGTCACAGTTCATGCAAGCCCGTTGCACGTCGATCTTGGTGGTATCGGTAAAGGATATGCAGTAGACAAATTAGTCGAATTGCTGCGCGACTGGGAGATTGATTCGGCGCTAATTCATGGCGGCGCCAGCTCGGTATTTGCGCTGGGGGCGCCTCCCGGAACAAAAGGCTGGCCGCTCACTTTGAGCAGGCCGCTAAACCCAAAACAAACCTTAATGCGTCTGAATTTGCGCGATCAGGCCTTGAGTGGCTCAGGATTGCAAAAAGGTCAGCATATTATAGATCCTCGGTCAGCCCGGCCTGTTCAAGGAAATCGTGCTGCCTGGGCCTGGGCCGCTAACGCCGCAACCAGCGATGCTCTTTCAACCGCTTTTATGATTATGAGTCCTGATGAAGTCGAAAAATATTGCTCGCGAAATCAGGATGTTTTAGCCATGATATTAACCGAGGAAGATGGCGGGGAGGAGGCCGGGATTCAACATTTCGGGTCGTGGGATAAATTCTCTGTCACAATTTAG
- a CDS encoding glycosyltransferase, translated as MNLSIIIPVFEESKKITRDIEAASAFLMSNRLKGEIIIVDDGSSDNTSQVAETVEVPTEIDLRVLRNDHRGKGFAIRTGIKACRGKHVMFADSGNCVPYQNVLTGLNLIKNGACDIAHGSRKLRESKIYMPQAWYRRIYSTIFRWFIIAIMKIPSEFTDTQCGFKIYRGDLARKLYNDCITDGFMFDIEIILRARKQKFRIKEFPVEWTADRDSRLLRNLSLKQMYNELIMIKRAISKL; from the coding sequence ATGAATCTCTCTATTATTATTCCTGTATTTGAGGAAAGCAAGAAAATTACCCGCGATATTGAAGCGGCGTCGGCATTTCTAATGAGCAATCGTTTAAAAGGCGAAATTATTATTGTTGATGATGGCAGCAGTGACAATACCAGCCAAGTTGCTGAGACCGTCGAAGTTCCCACAGAAATTGACTTGAGGGTACTTCGTAACGATCACCGGGGTAAAGGATTTGCCATCCGAACCGGCATAAAGGCATGCCGTGGGAAACATGTAATGTTTGCAGACAGCGGCAATTGTGTTCCCTACCAAAACGTTCTGACTGGGCTGAATCTGATAAAAAACGGAGCCTGCGATATTGCGCATGGATCAAGAAAACTCCGGGAAAGCAAGATTTATATGCCGCAAGCATGGTACAGGAGAATTTACTCGACGATTTTCCGCTGGTTCATTATCGCCATTATGAAAATTCCGTCTGAATTTACAGATACCCAATGCGGTTTTAAAATCTACCGCGGCGATTTAGCGAGAAAATTGTATAACGACTGTATAACAGATGGTTTCATGTTTGATATCGAAATCATCCTGCGAGCTCGGAAGCAGAAATTTCGTATTAAAGAATTTCCTGTCGAGTGGACGGCCGACCGCGATAGTCGCTTGCTTCGAAATCTAAGCCTTAAACAAATGTATAATGAACTTATAATGATTAAGCGAGCTATTTCTAAATTGTGA